A portion of the Musa acuminata AAA Group cultivar baxijiao chromosome BXJ1-1, Cavendish_Baxijiao_AAA, whole genome shotgun sequence genome contains these proteins:
- the LOC103992642 gene encoding phosphate transporter PHO1-2, with the protein MVKFSRELQAQLIPEWKDAFVDYRQLKKHVKKIKLSLLRSSFPSSSSSVDHHNGGGGFSLFDPVRAFAARFSAPRSDLPPIDEENVFEMVPVQSREDEVKEFLEKLEQELEKVNGFYTNKENEFCDRGEILSKQLQILVDLKQLLHEHRRRRHQRNAPPSPAGGSVTSLLSSASSFSVEGEPESPAAGTEERDSLSDEVIATLERNGVSFLGLGKAKAKKAGKLRTATSLRIDIPPTTPARAISMVWEDLVNSSRKEGSVGGDHVNRKKLLFAEKMIREAYVQLYRGLDLLTTYSSLNMEAFRKILKKFQKVSNQRRESATFLKKVKRSHFVSSDKVIKLADEVESIFTKHFAGSDRKKAMKFLRPQKPRESHTITFFVGLFTGSFVTLFVVYAILAHLCGIFSSSSSDEAGYMETVYPIFSMFALLSLHIFLYGCNIFAWRGTRINHNFIFEFSPNTVLKHRDAFLISASLMTAVVSALVVHLLLRSAGVSQRHVDAIPGALLLVFTALLLCPFNIFYRSTRYCFLRVMRNIAFSPLYKVLMVDFFMADQLTSQIPLLRHMELTTCYFMAAGFKVHPYETCTRSHQYKILAYIISFLPYYWRAMQCVRRYIEEGYDVNHLANAGKYVSAMVAAAAKLKYAVEPTPLWMVIVVITSTGATIYQLFWDFVKDWGLLDLSSKNLFLRDDLILKNKCVYYVSIGLNFVLRLAWIQSVMRLTMGQAEHRLMDFLLASLEIIRRGHWNFYRLENEHLNNVGKFRAVKTVPLPFCELASDD; encoded by the exons ATGGTGAAGTTTTCACGGGAGTTGCAAGCGCAGCTGATCCCCGAATGGAAGGACGCCTTCGTCGACTACCGCCAGCTCAAGAAGCATGTCAAGAAGATCAAGCTCTCCCTCCTCCGTTcttccttcccttcttcttcctcctcagttGACCACCACAACGGAGGTGGTGGTTTCTCTCTCTTCGACCCGGTTCGCGCATTCGCCGCCCGTTTCTCCGCCCCCCGCAGTGACCTTCCTCCG ATTGATGAGGAGAATGTCTTCGAAATGGTTCCCGTCCAATCTAGAGAAGACGAG GTGAAGGAGTTCTTGGAGAAGTTGGAGCAGGAGTTGGAGAAGGTGAATGGTTTCTACACCAACAAAGAGAACGAGTTCTGCGACCGCGGCGAGATCCTCAGCAAGCAGCTCCAGATCCTCGTGGATCTGAAACAGCTCCTCCACgaacaccgccgccgccgccaccagcgGAATGCCCCTCCATCCCCTGCTGGCGGCAGCGTGACCTCCCTCCTCAGCAGCGCCTCCTCCTTCTCCG TGGAAGGAGAGCCAGAGAGCCCAGCAGCGGGAACAGAGGAGCGGGACAGCCTAAGTGACGAGGTGATAGCGACGCTGGAGAGGAACGGCGTGAGCTTCCTTGGGCTAGGGAAGGCGAAGGCGAAGAAGGCCGGGAAGCTGAGGACGGCCACGTCGCTTAGGATCGACATCCCACCGACGACGCCAGCCCGAGCCATCTCGATGGTCTGGGAGGACCTCGTCAACAGCTCCCGGAAGGAGGGCTCAGTCGGCGGCGATCATGTCAATAGGAAGAAGCTCCTGTTCGCCGAGAAGATGATCAGGGAGGCGTACGTCCAGCTCTACCGAGGGCTTGACCTGCTCACGACCTACAG CTCCTTAAACATGGAAGCCTTCAGGAAAATCCTCAAGAAGTTCCAGAAG GTATCGAACCAACGACGAGAATCGGCCACCTTCTTGAAGAAGGTTAAGAGGTCGCACTTTGTCAGCTCCGACAAG GTGATAAAGCTGGCGGACGAAGTGGAATCCATATTCACAAAGCACTTTGCCGGCAGCGACAGGAAAAAAGCCATGAAGTTCCTGAGACCTCAGAAGCCCCGGGAATCCCACACCATCACCTTCTTCGTCG GTCTGTTCACGGGCAGCTTTGTGACTTTGTTCGTTGTGTACGCAATCTTGGCTCATTTGTGTGGCATCTTTTCTTCCTCAAGTAGTGATGAAGCCGGTTATATGGAAACCGTTTACCCCATCTTCAG CATGTTTGCGCTCCTTAGCCTGCACATATTCTTGTACGGCTGCAACATATTCGCGTGGAGAGGCACCAGAATAAACCACAACTTCATATTCGAGTTCTCGCCAAACACAGTTCTCAAGCACAGGGATGCCTTCCTCATCAGTGCATCATTGATGACTGCGGTCGTCAGTGCGCTGGTCGTCCACCTCCTGCTTCGATCTGCCGGTGTCTCCCAGCGGCACGTCGATGCCATACCCGGAGCTCTCTTGCTG GTATTCACGGCACTACTCCTCTGTCCATTTAACATCTTCTACCGCTCGACACGCTATTGCTTTCTCCGAGTGATGCGCAACATTGCGTTTTCGCCACTGTACAAA GTGCTGATGGTGGACTTCTTCATGGCTGACCAGCTAACCAGCCAG ATTCCACTGCTAAGGCACATGGAACTCACAACATGTTACTTCATGGCGGCTGGATTCAAAGTGCATCCTTATGAGACATGTACTCGCAGCCACCAGTACAAGATTTTGGCCTACATTATCTCATTTCTTCCCTATTACTGGCGTGCCATGCAG TGTGTCAGGCGGTACATCGAGGAGGGGTACGACGTCAACCACCTGGCCAACGCCGGAAAGTATGTATCGGCCATGGTGGCAGCTGCCGCCAAGTTGAAGTACGCGGTGGAACCTACGCCCCTGTGGATGGTCATTGTTGTCATCACATCCACAGGAGCTACCATCTATCAGCTCTTCTGGGACTTCGTCAAGGACTGGGGGCTATTGGACCTCAGCTCGAAGAACCTATTTCTGAGAGATGATCTCATTCTGAAGAACAAATGCGTCTACTATGTCTCCATT GGTTTGAACTTTGTGCTTAGACTGGCATGGATTCAGAGCGTGATGCGGCTTACGATGGGGCAGGCTGAGCACCGGTTGATGGATTTCCTGCTAGCTTCGCTGGAGATTATTCGACGCGGGCATTGGAACTTCTACAG GTTGGAGAATGAGCACCTGAACAATGTGGGCAAGTTCAGGGCTGTGAAGACGGTGCCGCTACCCTTCTGTGAGTTGGCTTCCGATGATTGA
- the LOC103992650 gene encoding uncharacterized protein LOC103992650: protein MDSPPVHLNNAPPPPPQATSPCRVRLMVSYGGRIQPRRYDNRRLSYVGGETKILSLDRSARFPALLSKLASITAFVSPLCLKYQLPGEDLDALVSVTDDDDIDHLMAEYDLLHRTSSTKPSPRLRLFLFPVGPPPPRPSAALLDAARSERQWFLDALNAVPAPPSAPPALPITLDASQSPDFLFGLDQDYLTTAAGKVTADPQSLSSVLENLPLEAPTKPDLVKDESEKPIAGGADSVAASPAVVSTGEIQRQSPDLDKPKIADNPPPVVPCNGSEENLPRVNLPEYGVRRAPEVIAAPPPSTAVYWLEQRGGASVGRYALSAPVGDQTVYLIQASPGGYPAIYTAAPRAVPAKAFCEATAPGLVSTKLVGGCGKLMTRLEAYAAATAGQVAYDRTERVVYDPSVAPTYQTVTSPRSRRCGR from the coding sequence ATGGACTCGCCCCCCGTTCATCTCAACAACGCGCCACCGCCTCCGCCTCAAGCCACCTCTCCTTGCCGCGTCAGGCTCATGGTCAGCTACGGTGGTCGAATCCAGCCCCGTCGCTACGACAACAGGAGGCTTTCCTACGTCGGCGGAGAAACCAAGATCCTCTCCCTTGACCGCTCCGCCCGCTTCCCTGCCCTTCTCTCCAAACTTGCCTCCATCACCGCCTTCGTGAGCCCACTCTGCCTGAAGTACCAGCTCCCCGGTGAGGATCTCGACGCCCTCGTCTCCGTCACCGACGACGACGACATCGACCACTTGATGGCCGAGTACGACCTCCTCCATCGCACCTCCTCCACCAAGCCCTCGCCCCGTCTCCGCCTCTTTCTCTTCCCCGTCGGTCCCCCTCCCCCGCGCCCCTCGGCGGCCCTCCTCGACGCCGCCCGCTCGGAACGTCAGTGGTTCCTCGACGCCCTCAACGCCGTGCCAGCCCCACCCTCCGCGCCGCCTGCGCTGCCCATCACGCTGGATGCCTCGCAGAGCCCCGACTTCCTTTTCGGCCTCGACCAGGACTACCTCACTACCGCAGCGGGTAAGGTCACCGCAGATCCTCAGTCCCTGTCGTCGGTGCTGGAGAATCTTCCCCTCGAGGCGCCAACGAAGCCCGATCTGGTCAAGGATGAGAGCGAAAAACCAATCGCGGGAGGTGCTGATTCGGTCGCCGCTTCTCCCGCCGTGGTATCTACGGGGGAGATCCAGCGACAGAGCCCGGATCTTGATAAGCCAAAGATCGCCGATAATCCTCCGCCGGTGGTCCCGTGCAACGGCAGCGAGGAGAACCTACCTAGGGTAAACCTTCCAGAGTACGGAGTTCGAAGAGCACCGGAGGTCATCGCTGCGCCGCCACCCTCGACGGCAGTGTACTGGCTGGAGCAGCGCGGAGGTGCATCGGTCGGAAGGTACGCCTTGTCGGCTCCCGTCGGCGATCAGACGGTGTACCTAATTCAGGCGTCACCGGGCGGCTACCCAGCGATCTACACTGCAGCGCCAAGAGCGGTGCCAGCGAAGGCCTTCTGCGAGGCTACGGCTCCCGGTCTGGTATCGACGAAGCTGGTGGGAGGCTGTGGCAAGCTGATGACGCGGCTGGAGGCATACGCAGCAGCAACAGCGGGGCAGGTGGCGTACGATAGAACGGAGCGGGTGGTTTACGACCCGAGCGTCGCACCGACGTATCAGACGGTCACGAGCCCTCGATCCCGCCGATGCGGCCGTTAG